In Halobaculum limi, one DNA window encodes the following:
- a CDS encoding 2,3,4,5-tetrahydropyridine-2,6-dicarboxylate N-succinyltransferase: MTLESDIDDLWHRYDDGLTAADADDGVRRTLDEFLDALEAGEVRAARKTGDGVGSWVANEWVKRGVLLNFGLRETERREYGGVGYYDVLPLRETGDLEARGARNTPDGTVLRRGAHLGDDTIMMSPSFVNIGAYVGAGTLVDSCDTVGSCAQLGENVKLGANTLIGGVLEPVEDAPVIVEDGVSLGAGCRVTSGFRVGENSIVGENTLLTPRIPVYDLVEEEVVYGHLPENRRAFTRFVESSVSDHDLFDGGAYKPAVVATDVETETLEATQREDALRE, from the coding sequence ATGACGCTCGAATCCGACATCGACGACCTGTGGCACCGCTACGACGACGGACTCACCGCGGCCGACGCCGACGACGGCGTCCGCCGAACCCTTGACGAGTTCCTCGACGCACTGGAGGCCGGCGAGGTTCGCGCCGCCCGCAAGACCGGCGACGGCGTCGGTTCGTGGGTGGCGAACGAGTGGGTCAAGCGGGGCGTCCTCCTCAACTTCGGCCTGCGCGAGACCGAGCGCCGCGAGTACGGTGGCGTCGGCTACTACGACGTGCTTCCGCTCCGAGAGACTGGCGACCTCGAAGCCCGCGGCGCCCGAAACACACCCGACGGAACCGTTCTCCGACGAGGGGCACACCTCGGCGACGACACCATCATGATGAGTCCCTCGTTCGTCAACATCGGCGCGTACGTCGGCGCGGGGACGCTCGTCGACTCGTGTGACACGGTCGGGTCGTGTGCCCAACTCGGCGAGAACGTGAAACTCGGCGCGAACACGCTGATCGGCGGCGTCCTCGAACCCGTCGAAGACGCCCCGGTCATCGTCGAGGACGGCGTCTCGCTCGGTGCTGGCTGTCGCGTCACCTCTGGCTTCCGCGTCGGAGAGAACTCCATCGTCGGAGAGAACACGCTGCTCACGCCGCGCATCCCGGTGTACGACTTGGTCGAGGAGGAGGTCGTCTACGGCCACCTCCCCGAGAATCGCCGGGCATTCACCCGGTTCGTCGAATCGAGCGTGAGCGACCACGACCTGTTCGACGGCGGCGCGTACAAGCCCGCTGTCGTGGCAACCGACGTGGAGACGGAGACGCTCGAAGCGACACAGCGAGAGGACGCCCTCCGCGAATGA
- the dapB gene encoding 4-hydroxy-tetrahydrodipicolinate reductase has protein sequence MTDVGVRVAVTGAGGRMGREVIEAAADRDDVTVTLAVNRSPVDAVAGVDVADAAKLPELLAESDPDVLVDFTGPDSSVEYVAAAAEAGVACVVGTTGFTEAQETALADAAASVPVLRASNFSRGIAALRRAVSAAAAALPGYDVEVTETHHNGKVDAPSGTALTLLDDVEEARPDLSDHVHGREGDAPRTEGEIGVHARRAGDIAGEHEVLLAGDENVLELTHRAGSRRVFAAGALDAAAWLAGRNAGTYDFTEVLE, from the coding sequence GTGACTGACGTGGGCGTACGCGTCGCCGTCACCGGCGCGGGCGGGCGGATGGGCCGCGAAGTGATCGAGGCGGCCGCCGACCGCGACGACGTGACCGTCACGCTCGCGGTGAACCGTTCGCCCGTCGACGCGGTCGCGGGCGTCGACGTGGCCGACGCGGCGAAGCTCCCCGAACTGCTCGCGGAATCTGACCCCGACGTCCTCGTCGACTTCACCGGCCCCGACTCCAGCGTAGAGTACGTCGCCGCCGCCGCAGAGGCGGGCGTCGCCTGCGTCGTCGGGACGACCGGCTTCACCGAGGCGCAGGAGACAGCACTCGCCGACGCCGCAGCATCCGTGCCGGTGCTTCGCGCCTCCAACTTCTCCCGGGGGATCGCCGCGCTTCGCCGCGCGGTTAGTGCGGCCGCGGCCGCGCTCCCCGGTTACGACGTCGAGGTGACGGAGACCCACCACAACGGCAAGGTCGATGCTCCGAGTGGAACTGCACTGACCCTCCTCGACGACGTGGAGGAGGCGCGTCCGGACCTGTCCGACCACGTCCACGGCCGCGAGGGCGACGCCCCACGCACCGAGGGAGAGATCGGCGTTCACGCGCGGCGTGCAGGGGACATCGCGGGGGAACACGAGGTACTGCTCGCGGGCGACGAGAACGTCCTCGAACTGACTCATCGTGCCGGTTCTCGGCGCGTGTTCGCCGCCGGCGCACTCGACGCCGCGGCGTGGCTGGCCGGCCGCAACGCCGGCACCTACGACTTCACGGAGGTACTCGAATGA
- the dapA gene encoding 4-hydroxy-tetrahydrodipicolinate synthase, with product MIQHDTFAGVYPAMTTPFTDGTDEVDHEQLAADARRLEDAGVDGLVPVGSTGEAATLTHDEHAEVVETVVDAVDVPVIAGTGSNSTREALELSERAADAGADALLLISPYYNKPEPAGQYDHYATIADAVDLPQIVYNVPSRTGSNLDLDTVVDLASHENVQGYKAASGDAGRISEIIERTREETFDVLSGDDGMTLPMLSVGATGTISVVANVEPVRTGELVHAALDDDFERARSIHHELGPLMRALFRETNPIPVKEAMAIRGYGPAEMRPPLTRGSDETLRVLTELLAELEADSAETRGD from the coding sequence ATGATCCAACACGACACGTTCGCCGGCGTCTACCCGGCGATGACGACACCGTTCACCGACGGCACCGACGAAGTCGACCACGAACAACTCGCCGCCGACGCGAGACGCCTCGAAGATGCGGGCGTCGACGGCCTCGTCCCGGTCGGGTCGACCGGCGAGGCGGCGACGCTCACGCACGACGAACACGCCGAAGTCGTCGAGACCGTCGTCGATGCCGTCGACGTGCCCGTTATCGCGGGCACCGGGTCGAACTCGACGCGGGAGGCGCTGGAACTCTCCGAACGCGCGGCCGACGCCGGCGCGGATGCACTGCTGCTCATCTCGCCGTACTACAACAAGCCCGAACCGGCGGGCCAGTACGACCACTACGCGACCATCGCGGACGCGGTCGACCTCCCACAGATCGTGTACAACGTCCCGAGTAGAACGGGGTCGAACCTCGACTTGGACACCGTGGTCGACCTCGCGAGCCACGAGAACGTCCAGGGGTACAAGGCCGCCTCGGGCGACGCGGGCCGCATCTCCGAGATCATCGAACGCACGCGCGAGGAGACGTTCGACGTGCTCTCGGGCGACGACGGGATGACCCTCCCGATGCTGTCGGTGGGCGCGACGGGTACCATCTCCGTCGTCGCCAACGTCGAACCCGTGCGCACGGGCGAGTTGGTCCACGCCGCCCTCGACGACGACTTCGAGCGAGCACGGTCGATCCACCACGAACTGGGCCCGCTGATGCGGGCACTGTTCCGCGAGACGAACCCCATCCCAGTGAAGGAGGCGATGGCGATTCGCGGGTACGGTCCCGCAGAGATGCGTCCGCCACTGACCCGCGGGAGCGACGAGACTCTGCGCGTGTTGACCGAACTGCTCGCGGAGTTGGAAGCTGATTCGGCGGAGACGCGAGGTGACTGA